The proteins below are encoded in one region of Peptoniphilus sp. GNH:
- the tsf gene encoding translation elongation factor Ts, giving the protein MANITAAQVKELREKSGAGMMDCKKALQETNGDLDKAMDYLREKGIASVAKKSSRIASEGLVDAYIHGGRIGVIIEVNSETDFVAKNDDFKQFVRDMAMQVAAVNPKYIDREDVPAEEVEHEKNVLREQALNEGKPEKIVEKMVEGRLDKFFEEIVLLDQKFIKDGDLKVRDVLTNLVAKIGENIKIRRFTRYEVGEGLEKKEEDFAEEVRKQMGQ; this is encoded by the coding sequence ATGGCAAATATTACTGCAGCTCAAGTAAAAGAATTGAGAGAAAAATCAGGCGCTGGAATGATGGATTGCAAAAAGGCCCTACAAGAAACAAATGGGGATCTTGATAAGGCAATGGATTATTTAAGAGAAAAAGGAATTGCATCAGTAGCAAAGAAGTCTTCAAGAATAGCTTCAGAAGGACTTGTTGATGCTTATATTCATGGCGGAAGAATAGGTGTAATTATAGAAGTAAACTCTGAAACTGACTTTGTTGCTAAGAATGATGACTTCAAACAATTTGTAAGAGACATGGCAATGCAAGTTGCAGCTGTAAATCCTAAATATATCGACAGAGAAGATGTACCAGCTGAAGAAGTTGAACATGAAAAGAATGTTTTAAGAGAACAAGCTCTTAACGAAGGAAAGCCAGAAAAAATTGTAGAAAAGATGGTTGAAGGACGTTTGGACAAATTCTTTGAAGAAATTGTTCTTTTGGATCAAAAATTCATCAAAGATGGAGACCTAAAAGTCAGAGACGTGCTTACAAATCTTGTAGCTAAGATTGGTGAAAATATTAAAATCAGAAGATTTACAAGATACGAAGTTGGCGAAGGCCTTGAAAAGAAAGAAGAAGATTTTGCAGAAGAAGTAAGAAAGCAAATGGGTCAATAA
- the pyrH gene encoding UMP kinase, producing the protein MNPKYTRVILKLSGEALAGNEKVGIDLDTIKIIASEVKAIRDLGVEVGVVVGGGNFWRGRDASDMDRATSDYMGMLGTVMNSLAIQDALESMGVATRVMTAIEMKDIAEPYIRRRAIRHLEKGRVVIFSAGIGAPYFSTDTTAALRAAETNAEVILVAKKGVDGIYDADPKIVRNAKKYDELTYHKILSDELKIMDSTAISLCMENKIPLLVFGIDTPSTIVEVVKGKNLGTVVK; encoded by the coding sequence ATGAATCCAAAATACACCAGAGTAATTTTAAAATTAAGCGGCGAAGCCTTGGCAGGAAATGAAAAGGTAGGCATTGATCTTGACACCATAAAAATAATAGCTTCAGAAGTAAAAGCCATAAGAGATCTTGGCGTTGAAGTTGGAGTTGTTGTAGGTGGAGGAAATTTCTGGAGGGGAAGAGACGCCTCGGATATGGACAGAGCCACCTCGGATTATATGGGAATGTTAGGCACTGTAATGAACTCATTGGCAATTCAAGATGCCTTGGAATCAATGGGAGTTGCCACCAGAGTAATGACTGCAATTGAAATGAAGGATATAGCCGAACCTTATATAAGGAGAAGGGCAATCAGGCATTTGGAAAAAGGCAGAGTTGTGATTTTTTCTGCCGGAATAGGAGCTCCCTATTTTTCGACAGATACAACAGCAGCTTTGAGAGCGGCTGAAACAAATGCAGAAGTTATCTTGGTTGCTAAAAAAGGTGTAGATGGAATTTATGATGCGGATCCGAAAATTGTAAGAAATGCGAAGAAATATGATGAATTAACATATCATAAAATTTTGTCAGATGAGCTTAAAATTATGGATTCGACTGCAATATCACTTTGTATGGAAAATAAAATTCCACTTCTTGTATTTGGCATAGACACTCCGTCAACAATAGTAGAAGTGGTAAAAGGAAAAAATTTAGGTACTGTGGTCAAATAG
- the frr gene encoding ribosome recycling factor — translation MIKDLTKISEDRMKKTISVYSQQLASIRAGRANPALLNNLSVQYYGQMTPLNQVAGISAPEPRLITISPWDVSLIPEIEKEILKSDLGLTPSNDGKIIRLNIPQLTEERRLELTKVVRKNGEDAKIAIRNVRREMMDEIKKTEKDKEITEDEKRTYEDDAQKLTDKYIDEVDRVTAEKEAELLEI, via the coding sequence ATGATAAAAGATCTTACTAAGATAAGCGAAGATAGAATGAAAAAGACAATTTCCGTATATTCGCAACAACTTGCCAGCATAAGAGCAGGAAGAGCAAACCCAGCACTTCTAAACAACTTGAGCGTACAGTATTATGGACAGATGACTCCGCTTAATCAAGTTGCGGGTATCTCTGCACCAGAACCAAGGCTTATAACTATTTCTCCTTGGGATGTAAGTTTAATTCCAGAGATTGAAAAAGAAATTTTAAAATCAGACCTCGGTCTAACTCCTTCAAATGACGGAAAGATTATCAGACTTAATATTCCGCAACTCACTGAAGAAAGAAGACTTGAACTTACAAAAGTCGTAAGAAAAAACGGTGAAGATGCCAAGATAGCCATCAGAAACGTCAGAAGAGAAATGATGGATGAAATTAAAAAGACTGAAAAAGATAAAGAAATCACCGAAGATGAAAAAAGAACTTATGAGGACGATGCGCAAAAGTTGACAGATAAGTATATAGATGAAGTTGACAGGGTGACAGCTGAAAAAGAAGCTGAACTTTTGGAAATCTAA
- a CDS encoding isoprenyl transferase, producing MENKDLFLEKIDLTRIPRHIGIIMDGNGRWAKNRLLPRTMGHKEGANRVLDIVEASYKLGVKSLSLYAFSTENWKRPEDEVNKIMKLLVSFIKRWLEKIKKNNIKIQLMGEVDRLPDWVKKEVEIALLETCKNDKMILNIGLNYGGQDEIKRAAKLIAIDYKDSKISLDEIGERFESYLYTAGQAPLDLLIRPSGEMRVSNFMLYQLAYSEFWFSDVLWPDFTEEVLYKAIYEYQNRNRRFGGL from the coding sequence ATGGAAAACAAAGATTTGTTTTTAGAAAAAATAGATTTGACTAGGATTCCAAGACACATAGGAATAATAATGGATGGTAATGGACGCTGGGCTAAAAATAGATTGCTTCCTAGAACTATGGGCCACAAGGAAGGGGCAAACAGAGTCTTGGATATAGTTGAGGCTTCTTATAAACTTGGAGTTAAATCTCTATCTCTATACGCATTTTCCACAGAAAATTGGAAAAGACCAGAGGATGAAGTGAATAAAATAATGAAACTTCTCGTATCTTTCATAAAAAGATGGCTAGAAAAAATAAAGAAAAACAACATAAAAATTCAGCTAATGGGAGAAGTTGATAGGCTTCCAGACTGGGTTAAAAAAGAAGTAGAGATTGCGTTGTTAGAAACTTGCAAGAATGATAAAATGATACTAAATATTGGATTAAATTATGGCGGTCAAGATGAAATAAAAAGAGCCGCTAAGTTAATTGCAATAGATTATAAAGATTCAAAAATTTCTCTTGATGAAATAGGAGAAAGATTTGAGTCATACTTATATACAGCTGGACAAGCTCCCTTGGATTTACTGATTAGACCATCAGGGGAAATGAGAGTTTCAAATTTCATGCTCTATCAATTGGCATATAGTGAATTTTGGTTTTCGGATGTCCTCTGGCCTGATTTTACAGAAGAGGTCTTATATAAGGCTATATATGAGTATCAAAATAGAAATAGAAGGTTTGGTGGACTATAA
- a CDS encoding phosphatidate cytidylyltransferase, which produces MNEIQKRVATGLIGGALLALILYLGGLYLQVAILIVDIFMCLELKSALKRKNIKLNLPSMLIGSILIFLEYFYELPFLLPIFAVLFLTFLSILATDKYNVEDGINTCFAFLYGPVLISTLRFLDKTPFLVLVFLVAFGTDTFAYIVGMNFGKHKLIPKVSPNKSVEGAIGGILGSLILSMFYLYFRGIHLTVWIALFLILASISGQIGDLIASKIKRFTGIKDFGHILPGHGGFMDRFDSILMVAPVIYLAYQILKGVM; this is translated from the coding sequence TTGAATGAAATACAAAAGCGTGTAGCAACAGGTTTGATTGGAGGGGCCTTGTTAGCCCTAATTCTATATTTAGGCGGTTTATATTTACAAGTGGCAATATTGATTGTGGATATTTTCATGTGTTTAGAATTAAAATCTGCGCTAAAAAGAAAAAATATAAAATTGAATTTACCGTCTATGTTAATAGGCTCTATTTTGATATTTTTAGAATATTTTTATGAGCTGCCATTTTTGTTGCCCATATTTGCAGTTCTTTTTCTTACATTTTTGTCTATTTTGGCCACGGATAAGTACAATGTCGAAGATGGCATAAATACCTGCTTCGCATTTTTATATGGACCCGTTTTGATATCCACGCTTAGGTTTTTGGATAAGACTCCTTTTTTAGTTTTGGTATTTTTGGTTGCTTTTGGAACAGATACATTTGCCTATATTGTCGGAATGAATTTTGGCAAGCACAAACTGATTCCTAAGGTGAGTCCAAATAAGAGTGTAGAAGGCGCCATAGGAGGCATTTTGGGAAGCTTAATATTATCTATGTTCTATCTTTACTTTAGAGGGATACATCTTACAGTTTGGATAGCTTTATTTTTAATATTGGCATCCATATCGGGTCAAATAGGTGATTTAATAGCATCAAAGATTAAAAGATTTACAGGAATAAAAGATTTTGGACACATTTTGCCAGGACATGGTGGCTTTATGGATAGGTTTGATAGCATTTTGATGGTTGCTCCAGTCATATATTTAGCGTATCAAATTTTAAAGGGGGTCATGTAG
- the rseP gene encoding RIP metalloprotease RseP has protein sequence MGILSAVIIFLLVVMLHEFGHFTVAKLVGIKVNEFSIGMGPSILNKKSAETKYSLRLLPIGGYVAMEGESEESKDPRAFSSVGVGKRLAVVVAGAFMNFVLAVFAFLILNLISGYPTSTIGNFTDISPARDAGLLAGDKIIQIDGKNVNTWEDITSFIAYKTSNDIELKAMRDGEEIKFNVKLNTIKEEGKAERKVIGIMPKNEFNFIKSITNAFATTGNVISSVYKALWTMLNGGFKTTDLSGPLGVISFIGKQSKEGITPLIATLGLISANLGVMNLLPLSPLDGGKAVFLLIEAIRGKKVNAKIEEKFSLIGFVALFGLMIYVTIFSDLKRIIGW, from the coding sequence GTGGGCATATTAAGTGCTGTTATTATTTTTCTGCTTGTAGTAATGCTTCATGAGTTTGGGCATTTTACAGTAGCTAAATTAGTTGGTATAAAGGTTAATGAATTTTCCATAGGCATGGGACCTTCCATTTTAAACAAAAAAAGTGCAGAGACTAAGTATTCTCTAAGGCTACTTCCCATAGGAGGATATGTTGCAATGGAAGGAGAATCAGAAGAATCAAAAGATCCAAGAGCTTTTAGCAGTGTTGGAGTTGGTAAGAGACTTGCTGTTGTTGTAGCAGGAGCTTTTATGAATTTTGTGCTGGCGGTTTTTGCATTTTTAATTTTGAATTTGATTTCTGGATATCCGACATCTACCATAGGAAATTTTACAGATATTTCACCAGCAAGAGATGCAGGTTTACTCGCAGGAGATAAGATTATTCAAATAGATGGTAAAAATGTTAATACTTGGGAAGATATAACATCATTTATAGCTTATAAAACAAGCAATGATATTGAATTAAAAGCCATGAGAGATGGTGAAGAGATAAAATTCAATGTAAAGTTGAATACTATAAAAGAAGAGGGCAAGGCTGAAAGAAAAGTAATAGGAATAATGCCTAAAAATGAATTTAATTTTATAAAGTCTATAACAAATGCTTTTGCAACTACGGGAAATGTCATATCTTCTGTATATAAGGCCTTGTGGACTATGCTAAATGGTGGATTTAAGACAACGGATTTGTCAGGTCCTCTTGGAGTAATTTCATTTATTGGAAAACAGAGCAAGGAGGGGATTACACCTTTAATTGCTACTCTTGGTCTGATATCTGCAAATCTTGGCGTTATGAATCTACTTCCACTATCACCACTAGATGGAGGCAAGGCTGTTTTTCTACTTATTGAAGCAATTAGGGGCAAAAAGGTAAATGCTAAAATTGAAGAGAAATTTTCTCTTATAGGATTTGTCGCTTTATTTGGCCTTATGATTTATGTGACAATATTTAGTGATTTAAAAAGGATTATAGGGTGGTAG
- the ispG gene encoding flavodoxin-dependent (E)-4-hydroxy-3-methylbut-2-enyl-diphosphate synthase codes for MNRKKTRVIRVGDVLIGGTNPISIQSMTNTNTKNYIETAKQINEMEEYGLDIIRFAVNDLEDAAAIKEIKSRIKVPTIADIQYDYKLALASIENGIDGLRINPGNIGARWKVEEVAKACMDRGISIRIGVNAGSLSQEILDAFSGVNENSIVESALNEVNVLESMGFKYIKVSLKASDVNLSLRSYKKFSELSDCPLHLGITEAGPGLQGVVKSSVGIGTLLSQGIGDTIRVSLTERPLEEVKVGREILKSLGLRNDGIEIISCPTCARTKVDLFKIVKKAQDHFEKMDKNLKVAIMGCAVNGPGEAREADIGIASGKGCGLIFKKGKIVKKVKEEQLLEELIKEMEDM; via the coding sequence GTGAACAGGAAAAAAACTAGAGTTATTAGAGTGGGGGATGTTCTTATTGGTGGGACAAACCCCATTTCTATTCAGTCAATGACAAATACTAATACTAAAAATTATATAGAAACTGCAAAACAGATTAATGAGATGGAAGAATATGGTCTTGATATAATCAGATTTGCAGTAAATGATCTGGAGGACGCAGCTGCAATAAAGGAAATAAAGTCCAGAATAAAAGTTCCGACTATTGCAGATATACAATATGATTACAAACTTGCACTTGCTTCTATCGAAAACGGGATTGACGGGCTAAGAATTAATCCGGGCAATATAGGAGCTAGATGGAAGGTTGAAGAAGTTGCCAAGGCCTGCATGGATAGGGGCATTTCTATAAGAATTGGAGTAAATGCTGGGTCCTTATCTCAAGAAATACTCGATGCTTTTTCTGGAGTAAATGAAAATTCTATTGTTGAAAGTGCATTAAATGAGGTAAATGTCTTGGAGTCTATGGGATTTAAATATATAAAAGTATCCCTAAAGGCATCTGATGTGAACTTGTCATTGAGATCATATAAAAAATTCTCTGAGCTCTCGGATTGCCCTCTTCATCTGGGCATCACTGAAGCTGGACCAGGGCTACAAGGTGTAGTCAAATCATCTGTTGGCATTGGAACACTTTTAAGTCAAGGAATTGGAGACACTATAAGGGTATCTTTAACTGAAAGACCTTTAGAGGAAGTCAAAGTAGGAAGAGAAATACTTAAGTCACTTGGGTTAAGAAATGATGGCATTGAAATTATATCTTGTCCAACGTGTGCGAGAACTAAAGTTGACCTATTTAAGATAGTAAAAAAGGCTCAAGATCATTTTGAAAAAATGGACAAGAATTTAAAAGTAGCTATAATGGGCTGTGCAGTAAATGGACCAGGAGAGGCAAGAGAAGCTGATATTGGGATTGCATCAGGCAAGGGCTGCGGGCTTATATTTAAGAAGGGAAAGATTGTAAAAAAGGTCAAGGAAGAACAATTACTTGAAGAACTTATAAAAGAAATGGAAGATATGTAA
- a CDS encoding PolC-type DNA polymerase III, with product MAFEFENFCSKLGLDLDKNLDIHLKKVSFRDDKSLKVEFINRAGLDTKVKEKIREALVTYFKEYETEVGFEDDVIEKTSPEEIIKNVINRYPSNAGWVAECKIERQDKDFKIYCPYNILHNGDFVEEMKKQMNAELGAFDEGFRIDFLEDGKNTDSLLLEDIEKEAQSMADEKAQIKEETKTKKEKVEEGSFKWGKGKLKEVIMISDLRNFSDKVCIKAKVFKIDTKDVESDKGKFRILSLYVNDKSGSVIVKVFLKNEKIFESENFKKNKNYFFVGSLKYDNFAREEIFSATYIEEAEEDVYSDLSEEKRVELRLHSNMSMMEGVNDFRDFLKRASSYGHKALAITDRASVQGFPDAAKAGKDLGIKIIYGLDGYLVDDEIGIIQNYKKETPRNKFVVFDLETTGLSPRKDKIVEIGAVKIVDNEIVDRFSALINPQMQMSQGAEEITGLSNALLDEERTIEEVLPEFLDFIEDSVLVAHNSDFDTAFIRREMKAMGKKFDYAVLDTLKLAPSILEDLRSYTLSNIAKNLGVILTRAHRAVNDAEATAGVLLKLLDLAAQKGASSFEEINKLYPSGKIEATHGSPCTILVKNQIGMKNLYKIVSESHMNYYFRSPKIPMSLFKKYREGLLLGSGNYNSYLFDGILYGKDDDEILRLASVYDYLEIQPESNANVLIVSEKLNTTKEIQEINKKIYELGQKLGKLVIASGDVFYLEPQDDLIRRIILNGDISNFDKYKNVNNFLYFKSTKEMLEDFSYLGDEIAKEVVITNTNKIADSIEDVYPVPDGTFPPVIEGSEEELTRICYENARKIYGQVLPQPVEKRLKRELDSIIKNGYAVLYIIAQKLVKKSNDDGYIVGSRGSVGSSFAATMAGITEVNPLPPHYVCPNCKNADFIEDLSIGSGVDLEDKICPKCGTPYKKEGHNIPFEVFLGFDGDKEPDIDLNFAGEYQWRAHKYTEDLFGEGYVFRAGTVGTVAEKTAYGYVKKYFEGQNINNAEVERLVQLCMGIKRTSGQHPGGVMICPKSKEIFDFTPIQYPADDKSSGVITTHFAYEHISGRILKLDILGHDGPTIIKMLETITGFDSKNIDLGDKRVMELFASADPLKLNKDILDSSTGTLGIPEFGTNFVKQMLLETRPQNFSELVRISGLSHGTDVWTNNAQELVRAGKAELKDVISTREDIMLYLINAGAEDKMAFMTMEKVRKGKGLSPEAQEAMKGLSLPPWYIDSCQKIKYMFPKAHAVAYVMLSFRIAYYKLFYPLAFYATYFTIKLQDLDGILIAKGAQAVIEKMEEIKNQDKQTAKDKSTLNVLEVVLEMYARGFEFEAIDIYKSESKTFKVSENNKIVIPFRAMSGLGDNLAEKIVEDRKNGPYISIEDFAKRTGAGRSIMDAMRDNNLFKGMQELNQISLFNF from the coding sequence ATGGCTTTTGAATTTGAAAATTTTTGCAGCAAACTCGGTTTGGACTTAGACAAAAATTTGGACATTCACTTAAAAAAAGTAAGTTTTAGAGATGATAAATCGCTAAAGGTTGAATTTATAAACCGAGCAGGTCTAGATACTAAAGTGAAAGAAAAAATTAGAGAGGCCTTAGTCACTTATTTTAAAGAATATGAAACCGAAGTTGGTTTTGAAGACGATGTTATTGAGAAAACATCGCCGGAAGAAATTATCAAAAATGTAATAAACAGGTATCCATCAAATGCTGGCTGGGTAGCAGAATGTAAAATTGAAAGGCAAGATAAAGATTTTAAAATTTATTGCCCTTATAACATTCTTCACAATGGGGACTTTGTCGAAGAAATGAAAAAACAAATGAATGCTGAACTTGGCGCTTTTGATGAAGGATTTAGGATAGATTTTTTAGAAGACGGGAAAAATACGGACAGTCTTTTGCTTGAAGATATAGAAAAAGAAGCTCAATCCATGGCAGATGAAAAAGCTCAAATAAAAGAAGAAACAAAGACTAAAAAAGAAAAAGTTGAAGAGGGAAGCTTCAAATGGGGCAAGGGTAAGCTCAAAGAAGTAATTATGATATCTGATTTGAGGAATTTTTCTGATAAGGTCTGCATTAAGGCTAAGGTATTTAAAATTGATACAAAAGATGTGGAGTCTGATAAGGGTAAATTCAGGATATTATCTCTTTATGTCAATGACAAATCTGGTTCTGTAATAGTTAAAGTCTTTCTAAAAAATGAAAAGATTTTCGAGTCAGAAAATTTCAAGAAAAATAAGAACTATTTTTTTGTTGGAAGTTTGAAATATGATAATTTTGCCAGAGAAGAAATTTTTTCAGCAACTTATATAGAAGAAGCCGAAGAAGATGTCTATTCTGATCTTTCAGAAGAAAAAAGAGTTGAGCTTAGATTACATTCTAATATGAGCATGATGGAAGGCGTTAATGACTTTAGAGATTTTTTAAAAAGAGCAAGTTCTTATGGACACAAGGCCTTGGCAATAACTGATAGGGCAAGCGTTCAAGGTTTTCCAGATGCGGCTAAGGCTGGCAAAGATTTGGGCATCAAGATTATCTATGGGCTTGATGGATACTTGGTAGATGATGAGATTGGCATAATACAAAATTATAAAAAAGAAACTCCGAGAAATAAATTTGTCGTATTCGATTTAGAAACAACAGGCCTTTCTCCGCGTAAGGACAAGATAGTCGAAATTGGAGCCGTAAAAATTGTCGATAATGAAATTGTAGATAGATTTTCAGCACTTATAAATCCACAAATGCAAATGTCCCAAGGAGCCGAGGAAATAACAGGACTTTCAAATGCTCTCTTAGATGAGGAAAGAACTATTGAAGAAGTCCTTCCTGAGTTTTTGGATTTTATTGAAGATAGCGTTTTGGTAGCTCATAATTCAGATTTTGATACTGCCTTTATCAGAAGAGAGATGAAGGCCATGGGTAAAAAGTTTGATTACGCAGTCTTAGATACACTTAAATTGGCACCGAGTATTTTGGAAGACTTGAGATCTTATACTCTATCAAACATAGCCAAAAATTTGGGTGTTATACTGACTAGAGCTCATAGAGCGGTAAATGATGCGGAAGCAACGGCTGGAGTTTTACTTAAATTATTGGATTTGGCGGCACAAAAGGGAGCATCATCATTTGAAGAGATAAATAAACTTTATCCAAGTGGAAAAATTGAAGCCACACATGGCAGCCCTTGTACTATTCTTGTAAAAAATCAAATAGGAATGAAAAATCTCTACAAGATTGTATCAGAATCTCATATGAATTATTATTTCAGATCGCCTAAAATACCCATGTCACTTTTTAAAAAGTATAGAGAAGGACTTTTACTTGGCTCTGGAAATTATAACTCATATCTTTTTGATGGCATCTTATATGGTAAAGATGATGATGAAATTTTGCGCTTGGCATCAGTTTATGATTATCTAGAAATTCAACCAGAATCAAATGCCAATGTACTTATAGTAAGCGAAAAATTAAACACTACAAAAGAAATTCAAGAGATTAATAAAAAAATATATGAATTGGGTCAAAAACTTGGAAAATTAGTTATCGCAAGCGGAGATGTATTTTATCTAGAGCCTCAAGATGACTTGATAAGAAGGATAATATTAAATGGGGATATTTCTAATTTTGACAAGTACAAAAATGTGAATAATTTCCTATATTTCAAATCAACCAAGGAAATGCTCGAAGATTTTTCCTATCTTGGAGATGAAATAGCAAAAGAAGTTGTAATAACAAATACAAATAAAATTGCAGATTCAATTGAAGATGTATATCCAGTGCCAGATGGAACTTTTCCGCCAGTTATTGAAGGCTCGGAAGAAGAACTTACAAGAATATGTTATGAAAATGCCAGAAAAATATATGGGCAAGTATTACCTCAACCAGTAGAGAAAAGACTAAAAAGGGAACTCGATTCGATAATCAAAAATGGATATGCAGTCTTATATATAATAGCTCAAAAACTTGTAAAAAAATCTAATGATGATGGGTATATAGTAGGCTCGAGAGGCTCTGTTGGCTCGTCATTTGCAGCCACTATGGCAGGGATTACAGAGGTAAATCCTCTACCTCCACATTACGTATGTCCAAATTGCAAGAATGCCGACTTCATAGAGGACTTGAGCATAGGCTCTGGTGTTGACTTGGAAGACAAAATTTGCCCTAAATGTGGTACTCCTTACAAAAAAGAAGGCCACAATATTCCATTTGAAGTATTTTTGGGATTTGATGGCGACAAGGAGCCTGATATAGATTTGAATTTTGCTGGAGAGTATCAATGGAGAGCTCACAAATATACTGAAGATTTATTCGGAGAAGGCTATGTGTTTAGAGCTGGAACAGTTGGAACTGTTGCTGAAAAAACGGCCTATGGATATGTTAAGAAATATTTTGAAGGTCAAAATATAAATAATGCAGAGGTTGAAAGACTTGTACAATTGTGCATGGGAATAAAAAGAACATCAGGTCAACACCCTGGTGGGGTAATGATATGTCCCAAGTCCAAGGAAATATTTGACTTTACGCCGATTCAGTACCCAGCAGATGATAAGTCATCTGGAGTAATAACAACTCATTTTGCATATGAACACATTTCAGGTAGAATATTAAAGCTTGACATATTAGGTCACGACGGGCCGACAATAATAAAGATGCTTGAGACAATTACAGGATTTGATTCGAAAAACATAGATCTTGGGGATAAAAGAGTAATGGAACTTTTTGCATCGGCCGACCCTTTAAAACTTAACAAGGATATCTTAGATTCAAGCACTGGTACCTTGGGCATACCCGAATTTGGAACCAATTTTGTAAAGCAAATGCTATTGGAAACAAGACCACAAAATTTCTCTGAGCTTGTCAGAATTTCTGGTTTATCACATGGCACTGATGTATGGACAAATAATGCCCAAGAACTTGTGAGAGCTGGCAAAGCGGAGCTTAAAGATGTAATCTCAACTAGAGAAGACATAATGTTGTATTTGATAAATGCGGGAGCGGAGGATAAGATGGCCTTTATGACTATGGAAAAAGTTAGAAAGGGTAAGGGCCTTAGTCCAGAAGCACAAGAAGCGATGAAGGGATTGAGCTTGCCACCTTGGTATATAGACTCATGTCAAAAGATAAAGTACATGTTTCCCAAGGCGCATGCAGTCGCATATGTAATGTTAAGTTTTAGGATTGCTTATTACAAATTGTTTTATCCATTGGCTTTTTATGCAACTTATTTTACTATAAAACTTCAAGACTTGGATGGCATTTTGATTGCAAAAGGAGCTCAAGCTGTTATAGAAAAGATGGAAGAAATAAAAAATCAAGATAAACAAACCGCCAAGGACAAGTCAACATTAAATGTGCTTGAAGTCGTTCTAGAAATGTATGCAAGGGGATTTGAATTTGAAGCGATAGATATTTATAAATCTGAATCCAAAACATTTAAAGTATCGGAAAACAATAAGATTGTGATACCCTTTAGAGCCATGTCAGGTCTTGGAGATAATCTAGCGGAAAAAATAGTTGAGGATAGGAAAAATGGCCCTTATATATCAATCGAAGACTTTGCAAAAAGAACAGGAGCAGGAAGATCTATAATGGATGCAATGAGGGATAATAATCTCTTTAAGGGAATGCAAGAACTAAATCAAATTTCTCTTTTCAATTTTTAA
- a CDS encoding ribosome maturation factor RimP, protein MSRKIIDKVKNVAKEVCDDLGYELVDVSFQKGSKHDLLSVFIYKEEGIGLDDCELVSKSLDKLLEDDADFANPYYLEVSSPGLDRPIKTKDDYRRNLNKEVELKLYSPIDKKKNFEGILTSYDDDNVTIKVDGEDFVFAQKDISLMRQQIKF, encoded by the coding sequence ATGAGCAGAAAAATTATTGATAAAGTTAAGAACGTTGCGAAAGAAGTTTGTGATGATTTAGGGTATGAGCTTGTTGATGTGAGCTTTCAAAAGGGAAGCAAACATGACCTACTTTCAGTCTTCATCTATAAAGAAGAAGGGATTGGTCTTGACGATTGTGAACTTGTCTCAAAAAGTTTAGATAAGTTATTAGAGGATGATGCGGATTTCGCAAATCCATACTACTTGGAAGTTTCATCACCAGGCTTAGACAGACCAATAAAGACTAAGGATGATTATAGGAGGAATTTAAACAAAGAAGTTGAACTCAAGCTATATTCTCCTATTGACAAGAAGAAAAATTTCGAAGGAATTTTGACTTCTTATGACGATGACAATGTTACTATCAAGGTTGATGGAGAGGATTTTGTATTTGCTCAAAAAGACATATCTCTCATGCGTCAACAAATCAAATTTTAA